The Hugenholtzia roseola DSM 9546 DNA segment GAAAAAGTGGTAAGCCCGACGGCATCACGCTGTTTGTAGAGTAGGTAGGAAAGTGCTGCCGCCGCCGCCACGCTAAAACCTATTTTCCCGAAATCGGGCGCAGGATAGTACATAGAAGGCGAGGCATCGACTACAATTTGGGCGCGTAAGTTGGTTTCCTCCTCATAGCGTTTGACAAATAATTTATCGGTACGCGCATACACTTTCCAATCTATATGGCGAATACTCTCACCCTCATTGTAGAGCCTATGTTCGGCAAATTCCACCGAAAAACCGTGATAGGGCGACTTGTGCAAACCCGAAATAAACCCTTCTACTACTTGGCGTGCCAATAGTTCCAGATTCCCAAAAGCGCGAACTTGTGTTAAATCCATAGCCAAATGCGATAAAAAAATGAAATGTTGAGTGAAATAACTGAATAGCGACAAGGCAAGATACGGCTTTTTTTTCAATCCTGCTGCCTCTGATACTTGTAATTCTTGTTAAAGTTTGCACTTAACACCTGTATAAGCGCACCTTTATTAGAGGTAAGCTAATTTATTTTTTGCCACAATGTATCCAATAAGTGCTTGAATAACAGTCTTTTAGGTGAGCAAATGAAGCATAGAACGGTTTTTTTAGTTGAAAAACGAAGTTTTTAGTTGCACAACTAAAAACTTCGTTGTATCTTTGCCCTATCCAAACTTTTATCCCTTAGACCTTTAAAATTATGCAAGACCAACTTCGCGAGCTTACAAAAGCAGAGTTACAAATTATGCAACTCCTTTGGCAATTAGAAAAGGCTTTTGTCAAAGATTTATTAGAAAAAATCCCTGAACCAAAGCCAAATTACAATACTGTTTCTACTATTATTAGAATTTTAGAGCAAAAAGGTTTTGTATCTCATCAGGCTTACGGAAACACACATCAATATTATCCGCTTATTTCGCAGGAGCAATACCAAGAGTTCGCTTTAAAAGAATTGACAAAAAACTTTTTCGGCGGCTCTTTAAAATCTTTACTTTCTTTTTTTATGAAAAAAAATGATTTGAGCCTCGAAGACCTCAATGACATTTTGAATAAAGAACAGGATTTTGATTCAAAAACAAAAAAATAAAATCAATTTTATGGAAAAT contains these protein-coding regions:
- a CDS encoding BlaI/MecI/CopY family transcriptional regulator — encoded protein: MQDQLRELTKAELQIMQLLWQLEKAFVKDLLEKIPEPKPNYNTVSTIIRILEQKGFVSHQAYGNTHQYYPLISQEQYQEFALKELTKNFFGGSLKSLLSFFMKKNDLSLEDLNDILNKEQDFDSKTKK